The DNA sequence GCGTAAGCCTGTTTCATGGCTTCTTCCCGCGACAGCGTTCCGGCGGTTTCCTTGTCATGGAAGGATTGCAGAATGGAAATGGCCGATTGCACCTGCGTCCGCAGCATGCCGTAGCGTTCCTCATAGATCGCATCGGTGGCGGATTTCAGCTGGTAAAACGTCGCCACGGAGAAGGCGGCCATAAGGGCCACAACGAGTACGATCAGCTGGCGGGAAATGGAGAGGTTCTTCATGGGCGCTCACAAGCGTTTGGCGTCGCGGCCTTAAAAGGTCGCGCGCTGCCGAAGTTTCGGAAATGGAAAGGGCGCCTGATGCGCGGTGAAGGGCCTGAAAAGCGAGCGTCCGCCCAGGCCTCATATTGTGCTGCATTGCACCATGAAGTCACTTAGCGGCCAAAAATTTGAATAAATATTTAATTAGCGAAAGCTTTATCAGCTTGGCTGACAGAATAACGGCCGGAAAATATATTATTCTCCGAATGGTTGCTGAGAGCTACGATAAATACAGCAATGACGCGATTATTTAACGTTTGTCAGGAAAACGCGCCGAGTGCTGCCCGTCAGTTGCCACGCAATTTGAAATCCGGGAATACGGGTGCGGTAATCGCCGAGGCGCTGGTTGGAGCTGCGGCATCATCGCCAGAGATTTCCTTGACGCCTGCGGTCGTCGTCGTCACGTCGATACCGGCAGGTGTCGAAACCGTTTCTTCCGGGTGCGCCACGGGTTCGGCATCGTCATAGGTTGCGATTGCGGTACTGGAGGTTTCCGACATCCATGCGGGATTGGTGCTGACGAAGGTAACCGGCGCACCGCCGAGCCAGGCCTCGGTGCGGATGAGTGTGCGTTTGCCATCGACTTCGCGCATTTCGGTATGTTGCGTGCCCGGCTCGATGGATGGGATGGCATAACCTTGCGCTGCCGTTTTGTCTTGTACTGGTTCGCAGCCCGTGCAGTCACGGCGAACAAAGCTACCGTTACTGACATGTACGCCATTGATATATTCGATGGAAGACGCCATGGCCGAACCGCCGGTCAGCGCGAGAATGGCTGTCAAAAGAAGACGACGCATCGAAAAACCCCCGAAATAACCGCAAAATCCGTGGCTCAGGCACGGTGCGTCATTCAATATTCGGGCAAATATTACTGGTCTTTCGTTTCCATCGGGTCAGCAAACTTGGTAAAAATTGAACGAAATATTCGCTCCATCACCGTTTGCTGCAAGTATCAGGCCTTTTCGCGGGCCACGGCCTGCCAGCCGATATCGCGGCGGCAGAAGCCATTTTCCCATTCGACCTTGTCCGTCAAAGCATAGGCGCGTGCCTGGGCCTCCGTCACGTCTTTTCCAAAAGCGGTGACGTTCAGCACACGGCCACCGGTTGCGACGAGTTTGCCGTCCTTCAATGCTGTTCCGGCATGGAAGACCTTCGCCTCTGCGCTGGCATCGGGAATATGGGCGATCGGCGTGTTCTTGTCGTAAGTGCCGGGATAACCCTTGGATGCGAGAACGACAGTCAGCGCCGCATCATCACGCCATTCCGCCTGCGCCTTGTCCAGCGTGCCGGTGGCGGTGGCGTAGAGGAGCGGCAGAAGGTCACTCTTGAGGCGCATCATCAGCACCTGGCACTCGGGATCGCCGAAGCGCACATTATATTCGATCAGCTCCGGGCCTTTGGCGGTGATCATCAGGCCGGCGAAGAACACGCCCGAGAAGGGATTGCCGTCCTTGGCCATGCCTGAAATCGTCGGCTCGATGATCTCCTTCATGGTGCGTTCCACCATGGCGGATGTCATGACGGGGGCAGGGGAATAGGCGCCCATGCCGCCGGTATTCGGGCCGGTGTCGCCGTCGCCGACGCGCTTGTGATCCTGCGCGGTGGCCAGCGCCAGCGCCGTTTTGCCATCCGAAAGGCAGAAGAAGCTGGCTTCTTCGCCATCGAGGAAGGCCTCCACCACCACTTC is a window from the Agrobacterium tumefaciens genome containing:
- a CDS encoding plant virulence effector HPE1-like domain-containing protein, which codes for MRRLLLTAILALTGGSAMASSIEYINGVHVSNGSFVRRDCTGCEPVQDKTAAQGYAIPSIEPGTQHTEMREVDGKRTLIRTEAWLGGAPVTFVSTNPAWMSETSSTAIATYDDAEPVAHPEETVSTPAGIDVTTTTAGVKEISGDDAAAPTSASAITAPVFPDFKLRGN
- the purD gene encoding phosphoribosylamine--glycine ligase, translating into MKVLLIGSGGREHALAWKIAQSPLLDELYATPGNPGIADHATLVVLDVEDHAAVIAFAKEKAIDFVVVGPEAPLVAGLADDLRAAGIATFGPSKAAAQLEGSKGFTKDLCARYDIPTGAYQRFKAAEPARDYVREQGAPIVIKADGLAAGKGVTVAMTEAEALAAIDECFDGAFGAAGAEVVVEAFLDGEEASFFCLSDGKTALALATAQDHKRVGDGDTGPNTGGMGAYSPAPVMTSAMVERTMKEIIEPTISGMAKDGNPFSGVFFAGLMITAKGPELIEYNVRFGDPECQVLMMRLKSDLLPLLYATATGTLDKAQAEWRDDAALTVVLASKGYPGTYDKNTPIAHIPDASAEAKVFHAGTALKDGKLVATGGRVLNVTAFGKDVTEAQARAYALTDKVEWENGFCRRDIGWQAVAREKA